From Triticum aestivum cultivar Chinese Spring chromosome 4A, IWGSC CS RefSeq v2.1, whole genome shotgun sequence, a single genomic window includes:
- the LOC123084732 gene encoding uncharacterized protein isoform X1, translating to MASGAVAPPPPPLAGGRRGFGGRGVLLRRRLAATPMKDEPVISTTGGKEEMIAHSVNVARKASIPGVSSNISNRTPVTPTPLQPPEPSDLRFNRLRPSIEKSDCKYTRYFGRYVAREAIMDEEYWIAAWLRAEDHYEDQSGDRYVESFKRKFASQEFHALKKRCGRQVGEKYTCFVAVKNDDVTRTVVNSVVGTVDLCVRHPLHGETYPAEPGNTPFYSRIYQPDQPKFGYLTNVCVAKYARRQGIASNMLLLAIDAARLDGAESIYIHVHKDNLPARRLYDHVGFKMVDMDGARQSSDLCLLSFNSMH from the exons ATGGCGAGCGGAgccgtcgcgccgccgccaccgccgctggccggcgggcggcgcggcttcGGCGGCCGGGGAGTCCTCCTCCGCCGGCGCCTCGCCGCCACGCCGAT GAAAGATGAGCCCGTGATTTCTACAACCGGCGGAAAAGAGGAAATGATTGCTCATAGTGTTAATGTTGCCAGAAAAGCATCCATCCCTGGTGTCTCATCAAACATATCCAATAGGACACCGGTGACACCAACACCTTTGCAACCACCAGAACCATCCGATCTCCGTTTCAATCGTCTTCGACCCTCGATTGAGAAAAGTGATTGCAAATACACAAGATATTTCGGTCGCTATGTTGCTCGGGAGGCTATAATGGATGAGGAATACTGG ATCGCCGCATGGTTGAGAGCAGAAGATCACTATGAAGATCAGTCAGGCGATCG CTATGTTGAAAGCTTTAAAAGAAAGTTTGCATCACAG GAATTTCATGCTTTAAAGAAGCGATGTGGCAGGCAGGTTGGAGAGAAGTATACCTGTTTTGTTGCG GTAAAGAATGATGACGTCACACGAACTGTGGTGAATAGTGTTGTTGGTACAGTAGATCTATGTGTTAGGCATCCTCTACATGGGGAGACATACCCTGCG GAGCCTGGAAACACACCATTTTACTCTAGAATCTATCAGCCAGATCAGCCAAAATTTGGATATTTAACCAATGTTTGTGTTGCTAAGTATGCACGGCGTCAAGGGATTGCCAGCAACATGTTGTTATTGGCCATCGATGCTGCAAGACTCGATG GTGCTGAAAGCATTTATATTCATGTACATAAGGATAACTTGCCAGCTCGGAGGCTCTATGATCATGTAGGATTCAAG
- the LOC123084732 gene encoding uncharacterized protein isoform X2, which yields MIAHSVNVARKASIPGVSSNISNRTPVTPTPLQPPEPSDLRFNRLRPSIEKSDCKYTRYFGRYVAREAIMDEEYWIAAWLRAEDHYEDQSGDRYVESFKRKFASQEFHALKKRCGRQVGEKYTCFVAVKNDDVTRTVVNSVVGTVDLCVRHPLHGETYPAEPGNTPFYSRIYQPDQPKFGYLTNVCVAKYARRQGIASNMLLLAIDAARLDGAESIYIHVHKDNLPARRLYDHVGFKMVDMDGARQSSDLCLLSFNSMH from the exons ATGATTGCTCATAGTGTTAATGTTGCCAGAAAAGCATCCATCCCTGGTGTCTCATCAAACATATCCAATAGGACACCGGTGACACCAACACCTTTGCAACCACCAGAACCATCCGATCTCCGTTTCAATCGTCTTCGACCCTCGATTGAGAAAAGTGATTGCAAATACACAAGATATTTCGGTCGCTATGTTGCTCGGGAGGCTATAATGGATGAGGAATACTGG ATCGCCGCATGGTTGAGAGCAGAAGATCACTATGAAGATCAGTCAGGCGATCG CTATGTTGAAAGCTTTAAAAGAAAGTTTGCATCACAG GAATTTCATGCTTTAAAGAAGCGATGTGGCAGGCAGGTTGGAGAGAAGTATACCTGTTTTGTTGCG GTAAAGAATGATGACGTCACACGAACTGTGGTGAATAGTGTTGTTGGTACAGTAGATCTATGTGTTAGGCATCCTCTACATGGGGAGACATACCCTGCG GAGCCTGGAAACACACCATTTTACTCTAGAATCTATCAGCCAGATCAGCCAAAATTTGGATATTTAACCAATGTTTGTGTTGCTAAGTATGCACGGCGTCAAGGGATTGCCAGCAACATGTTGTTATTGGCCATCGATGCTGCAAGACTCGATG GTGCTGAAAGCATTTATATTCATGTACATAAGGATAACTTGCCAGCTCGGAGGCTCTATGATCATGTAGGATTCAAG